A DNA window from Zingiber officinale cultivar Zhangliang chromosome 3A, Zo_v1.1, whole genome shotgun sequence contains the following coding sequences:
- the LOC122052286 gene encoding protein WHAT'S THIS FACTOR 9, mitochondrial-like gives MLCPSRQRARFELRRLPFLADQRATLVNVKLKWVKDRPLDSVVASERHLRPVLHLVHLLSYHPRGRVPSFNLLKRCRQFGLPHRHGDIVAFMRRYPTIFRESPDPGARNGDGAPCFSLSEDAIRLREQEVEALADAETDLVDRLRRLLMLTADRSLPLPTVDQLQWDMGLPSDYHLTLIPRHPEAFSIVRLPGDERLWLRLVCWDPRLAVSELEKKSVASETETEGKGLAFPVKFTKGFGLRKKCMEWLREWQTLPYTSPYADASHLDPRTDESEKRNVGVFHELLHLTIAKKTERRNVSNLRKPLSLPQKFTKAFERHPGIFYLSEKLATQTVVLREAYDGRKLLISHPLQEIRRKYVGLLRAARSQWTGRSSTKIDEQATLYSKAVDLADASESSSSDDERGDVYASS, from the coding sequence ATGTTGTGCCCCAGCCGGCAGCGCGCACGATTCGAGCTCCGCCGCTTACCCTTCCTAGCGGATCAGCGGGCGACACTGGTGAACGTCAAACTCAAATGGGTTAAGGATCGGCCTCTCGATTCGGTGGTGGCCAGCGAACGTCATCTCCGCCCCGTCCTCCACCTCGTCCACCTCCTCTCTTACCATCCCCGCGGTCGCGTCCCCTCCTTCAACCTCCTCAAACGCTGCCGGCAATTCGGCCTTCCTCACCGCCACGGCGACATCGTCGCCTTCATGCGACGCTACCCCACCATCTTCCGCGAGTCCCCCGATCCAGGCGCCAGAAACGGCGACGGAGCCCCTTGTTTCTCCCTCTCCGAAGACGCTATCCGCCTCCGCGAGCAGGAAGTCGAAGCGCTCGCCGATGCCGAGACGGACCTCGTGGACCGCCTCCGTCGTCTCCTTATGCTGACTGCCGACAGGTCCCTTCCCCTCCCCACCGTCGATCAGCTGCAGTGGGACATGGGTCTGCCGTCGGATTACCACCTCACCCTCATCCCTCGCCATCCAGAGGCCTTCTCTATCGTTCGCCTCCCTGGCGACGAGCGCCTGTGGCTCAGGCTCGTCTGCTGGGATCCTCGCCTCGCCGTCTCGGAGCTGGAGAAGAAGAGCGTCGCCTCGGAGACAGAGACAGAGGGCAAGGGCTTGGCGTTCCCGGTGAAGTTCACGAAGGGGTTCGGGCTGAGGAAGAAATGCATGGAGTGGCTGCGGGAGTGGCAGACGCTGCCCTACACCAGCCCCTACGCGGACGCGTCCCATCTGGATCCCCGGACCGACGAGTCCGAGAAAAGGAATGTGGGGGTATTCCACGAGCTCCTGCATCTCACCATCGCCAAGAAGACGGAGCGTAGGAACGTGAGCAACCTCCGGAAGCCGCTCAGTCTGCCTCAGAAGTTCACCAAGGCGTTTGAGCGCCACCCAGGCATCTTCTACCTGTCGGAGAAGCTGGCCACGCAGACGGTTGTGCTCAGGGAGGCGTACGACGGCAGGAAGCTCCTAATTAGCCACCCTCTCCAGGAAATCAGACGCAAGTATGTGGGCTTGCTCAGGGCGGCTCGATCGCAGTGGACCGGAAGATCCAGCACCAAGATTGATGAACAAGCAACATTGTATTCAAAGGCAGTCGACCTTGCTGATGCTTCCGAATCATCCTCCAGCGACGATGAACGCGGCGATGTCTATGCCTCATCATGA